The Citrus sinensis cultivar Valencia sweet orange chromosome 4, DVS_A1.0, whole genome shotgun sequence DNA segment aataattaatttgagtttctctcattaaaaaagaaaagaaaagtctttcataaaaattataacattataaattttgacTATGTATGTGCAGTATATATCTCTAGatctaaatatgaaaaaaaaacggaatttgaaaaataatatagtttCTGTTAACTGGTCATTCGTCAACTGATAAATGCACAGGGGCCAATGTTAATATGCAATCTTTCCCTTGATCCTTCACTCAAAAGTTCAAACCTCCAAACTAAGCAAGACCGGTGGCAATTAATCAAACCAATGAACCATGCTAGCCACCTAATCGCCTGAGCTACAATTCAAATGGCAAAATCGCAAGATAACCTCATTGATTCTTAATGGTCCAGTTAGCAATAATATCAGCCACACGAAATAACACTGTCGCCTCGAATGGAGCTTAATACATTACAGATTATGTTACTTACACATCAAATGGGATGATTGCACGTGCCCTACAGGAGAGAGGAAGAACATGCATTTGGTGGAGCTTGCTATGTTACAGACTCTGTATGTAACATAGCAAATAGGGAGCATCCACGCGTTGCAGGAGAGAGGAAAAGCTGTTGGAACTCAGCTGATACAAGGCCAGTTTGCACTGAGCTGTTAAATACAAAGTCTGCAACGTAGCCTTGTCCGCATTTGGAATTAAAGCTAGGTACTAAAGGTGTGTCTGTAAGTTACAGATTATGAAACTTAGCTAGCTccgactccacaacaaaaatGCTACTAACATACGGCAGCAATTTGACCACCAAATGTCAAATTGTCAAAGCACCACAGTCTagtcaacttttattttctttcgcTAGAAAATTCTAAGGACCTTATTATGCTACATTCGCTGTAACATACAACCACTCAAAAACTAGTTTCTTTAAACCTTTAATTGTAACTACTCTAACAATTCAGGGGTTGTGGAAAATTAGTTTTAGGTAAGCCATGAGTTACAGCTAATATAACTTAGCAGCACCCAAAATGGAATATGATATTATGACATTCGAGACTGATTGACAGATGCGAAGACGTTAATATTTCGAAGGGAGGCTCCATATGGCCAATGAAgagcaaaataaattaaataattgcaaTTTTGTGCGGAACCTAACTTGTGCAAGTGAAAAAagttagaagaaaaaaaaaatatagatgaaTGGAATGAACATATATCTCAGGTTTTACATCACATATTACCTCTATTTACATGGGTGGCACAAAATGCCACAAACTTACATTATGCTACAATCCTCCGAGCCATATTCCCTCCCCTCAGATTCTTTATTGGATTTGTGAGACAGAAATATGAGAGAATACAAGATGAATCCTGCAAAAGCTTTTCCACTTGCAGCGCTGTCAAACTTTCCAGTTCCAGCACCAGTGTACCTAATGTATGCTAAAGGCTATGCACAAATCATTGCAATTAGTCTTACTATCTGCTCAAAATTGTGCACGACGAGTTCAATCTAGGCAAAGTCAAAAACTGCAGCAAAAGATTAGTAAATACCATATCTACTGCAGGGCACATTACGAGCCAGAAAGCCATCTTTGAAACCGTTGTAATCTTCTAATTGGATAACCATTTGAAGCCCTTGCCTGGTTGTGGCACGGGCCATTCTGATGGaaagttcttttctttttacgaAACAAAAAATCTTCAGTATCCAAAACATATGAGACCTGCCGTGTACAGAGTTGCAAAAGATCagcataataatataaaaattgacaAAACACAACTCCACCCCGCTAAGACCCCATTCTAGTTGCGATCAGCTTAAACAAGCATGAAGATAAAAATACCTTGGATGAATTGCAAGTTATCTTACACTCCAAACCATTGACAACTTGAAGCCCTTCCATGGCCCGGCATGTTGCCGAAAACTCATCATTGCCTACAAATTTGCGTTTATTCCTGCAAACAGCAAACATAATTAGCAATCATTTTTCtatcaaaaataaagagaacAGGTATCTCCATATCCACACCTCTTCAAGAATATTCCAGGCTTCTCTTTCTTGTCAGGAACTGAAAGGAAGTCATGGTACAGGTACGCTGCAAAATTAGGATCCATGGAAACAGCTGTCACTTCAGGCTTATCGTGTCCATTGTCCATAAGCTGAATAGATAGGCGGGTGGGTATGGATGACTGCAGAGAGAATAGAATAcagacatttaaaatatttccaatttaaattcaaataagcaTCGCATCCAAGAAAAGACAGTGGCAGAaagtttattttgaaaaaaaaaatgaaaataacaccTACACATTCAATACGATATATATTCTCATCATGAAGTAGAACGCGAGCATTTTCATGATAAACTACATCAACAAATCTTCCAGGCTTTCTCGATTTCTCATATGCATATAGTTGGAGAAGCTTGTTGTCCATCTCATCAGGTGCAACTGCTTGGAGCTGAAAAAGGTACACAATAATTTGTACCAAATTAGcaaaagaagagagaagagaggagaaaagaaaaagaattaaataaagacATCTTACATGTTTGACAAGTTTATATAGCAGCTTGTCcaatgtaaataaaacataGGATTGAGTGCCAATAATAGCTCGGCAATCATCctcaaattttgtattatcaGAAGAACCATCAAGTAAATTGTAAAGTGCATTCATGAACCTGCACCagatatgaaaaattaataagcaCCTATCACTCAACAAATTGCATGAAACTAAAGCCTCCAAAACTAAACTACCTGGCATATAGATCAGTAGGGCTTGAATCATTTGAAGTCTTCCATTTCCTCTCTGCAGATGATGAATTAATCTTTGCTGATTGTATTCTCTCATACAATGTCTGCCACAACCAgtgaaataaggaaaataaagtcAATCTAAGTAACATCAAAATTAATCCAGAGGGATTaccaaaatatataatattctcTCAcatattaaccaaaaaaagaaaaagaaaaaaagaaaaagaaaaagaggagaaaaGTAAGGCCTTACTTGGTGAAGCCTAAAAAGCACATAGAAGGAATCATTGCCATAGAAAACTCTAGAGCCTTTCTCCTTGTCATGTAGCGATGGGGAGACATGCTTTGCTAGAGGCTTCACAGATAGTAGAAAACGTTCTGAAAATGGCAATGATGTTCCATCTCCTTCAACATCATGAGCATCAGCCATCCCTTCAGCTTCTCCTTCACTCTCTGCCTTGTTATCATGCTCATCCTGGTCTCCATCTTCCTCATGCTCTTCCCGAGAGCTACCCTCGCCATCACCAGACTCACTTCCAGATACATCACCATTCTCAGAAGCATTCTCGGTGTCCTCTGAAGACCTGTGAGCGCTCTCCTCACCTTCATCATCAGCATCAGCATCATTTTCTCCACCAGCCTCCCCACAGCATACTTCTTCTCCATGTCTGGTTTGATATTGTCTGCTAACAGCACCGTCCTTTGCTTTATGCACAGCCTCCAAACCAGATTCTCCATAAACTGCAAAATTATCCTCCTCGAAATCTCCATTTGGAGATAATTCACCCTcttctctttcaattttgaattgcTTGACAGACTCTGCATTATATCTGAGAATCTTGGCTCCTTCTGTCATCACCCCATTTGTGGATATATTCTGCCTCGAGCAGTCTCCACCCTGTAGCATTGACAACAGACATAAAATTGCCGTTCAACGTAAAATCACCTCAAGATGATAACAAATGTGATCCAAAGCCTAACATTCAGTTGATCAATCAGCTGTAAAATTTACAGATAAAGCCTGAGGAGCCCAGATGTCCAATCATTGAAAAAATTCACTAAAATTTGTGAGAGCTTTGAAGTATATTTGATACAGCACTTGCAAAGCAAACTGTAATGTTTCTTCCAACTAAATAATTCCacctttcaaaaattttactcTATTAACAGAGAGTCAAATTTGACTCTATTAATAGAGTGGACAAAATATTCATCTTGAAAGAATGAGAGTAGGGTTGGACGTAAACCCCCGATTATTCAAAGGTTGGAACAATGTTATTTCAAAATGACTTTTATTTCAGTCAAGAACCTAACCATCTGGCACCGAGGTCATCAGATTGGTTTGCTACTAAATATCCATCAAAAAGCAGAGCTGTTATCCCGAAATGGGTAGAAACCCAAGCATATGAAAGTAATTATAtgctttaattaatatacattCATCCACATAAGCATGCATCAAATAGCAGCATCTTATACTAGAGAAAACGCATAGTCGAGACCAAAGAATCACATTCTCCAACTTAGaagtgaataaaataatactgtTAGTCATACCTCTGAAGAAGGTAGAATTTCATTACTGGACCTCAACTCAAGCCCACCCTCAACAATGTGATTACCAGGTCTAGAATGTGCCACACTAAGcccttgaaaaagaaaaaaacaaggTATTTCAGTAGTCTAGACTCCATCattataagaaattataaaaaatcaatgatCCAGCAGTAAGCTTCCaaagaatttttggaaacAAAGGAAAGTTATATACTGTGGAAGCAATCCACAAACCTGAAGTATTTTCTATGTTACTTCTTCCATTGCTTTGATCTGCTGCAGCAGCAATTGCAGCATTTGTACCGATCAATCGTTCATTGGTACTAGCCTGTTTGCTGATCCCCGAAGTCTCATCAGCCATAGCTGCATTATTCTGCACTTTGTCTTGCTCAGAACTATCACAGAAATTATCACTCTTACGAGCGTTATGGTCTGCCTCCACCGAAACGTCTTCTTTTATTCCATGATCTCCATTTGGCAACCATGCCCTAGAAGAACTTGACTGCTCCGGAGGAATACTTTCATCTCCATTTCGGGAAGGATTTGAATGTTTGGAAGTCATGGCAGCAGCATCACCATCAGGACTGCCATCGCTATCTCCAACACTAGCAGCACGACTTTTGACAGTATGACTCTTGGCCTTTACAACATCTTCAGTGTCCTCTGCACCCTGAGGTCGAGAAGGAACTCCAAGCATTGGTTCCAAGAAGGTTGTCCAAATCTTCATTACTTTGTCCAACTGTTCAGTTGTACACATTTCCCCACATGAATATTTAATAAGCTGATACAAATCTTCATGGATGTCAGGATCTGAATACTCAAATTCCAAATGTGGAACAATAGACCGC contains these protein-coding regions:
- the LOC102612187 gene encoding paired amphipathic helix protein Sin3-like 4 isoform X1, yielding MKRSRDEVYMNSQIKRPMISSRGEPSGQTQVVGGGGGGGAQKLTTNDALAYLKAVKDIFQDKREKYDDFLEVMKDFKAQRIDTAGVIARVKELFKGHRDLILGFNTFLPKGYEITLPLEDEQPPPKKPVEFEEAINFVNKIKTRFQGDDHVYKSFLDILNMYRKENKSITEVYQEVEALFQDHPDLLEEFTHFLPDSSGAASIHYVPSGRNSILRDRSSAMPTARQVHVDKKERAMASHADRDLSVDRPDPDHDRVLLKSDKDQRRRGEKERERRDDHRRERERDDRDFENDVNRDFSMQRFPHKRKSARKIEDSTAEPLHQGGEGDENFGMHPVSSSYDDKNAMKSMFSQELSFCEKVKDKLRDDYQEFLRCLHLYTKEIITRSELQSLVGDLLGRYPDLMDGFNGFLARCEKSEELLADVMSKKSLWNEGRIPKSVKVEDRDRDRDRERDDGVKDRDREAREKDRLDKSVAFVNKDVGPKMSMYSSKDKYLAKPIQELDLSNCERCTPSYRLLPKNYLIPSASQRTELGAEVLNDHWVSVTSGSEDYSFKHMRKNQYEESLFRCEDDRFELDMLLESVNVTTKRVEELLEKINNNTIKTDGPIRVEDHFTALNLRCIERLYGDHGLDVMDVLRKNASLALPVILTRLKQKQEEWARCRSDFNKVWAEIYSKNYHKSLDHRSFYFKQQDSKSLGAKALSAEIKEISEKKRKEDDVLLAIAAGNRRSIVPHLEFEYSDPDIHEDLYQLIKYSCGEMCTTEQLDKVMKIWTTFLEPMLGVPSRPQGAEDTEDVVKAKSHTVKSRAASVGDSDGSPDGDAAAMTSKHSNPSRNGDESIPPEQSSSSRAWLPNGDHGIKEDVSVEADHNARKSDNFCDSSEQDKVQNNAAMADETSGISKQASTNERLIGTNAAIAAAADQSNGRSNIENTSGLSVAHSRPGNHIVEGGLELRSSNEILPSSEGGDCSRQNISTNGVMTEGAKILRYNAESVKQFKIEREEGELSPNGDFEEDNFAVYGESGLEAVHKAKDGAVSRQYQTRHGEEVCCGEAGGENDADADDEGEESAHRSSEDTENASENGDVSGSESGDGEGSSREEHEEDGDQDEHDNKAESEGEAEGMADAHDVEGDGTSLPFSERFLLSVKPLAKHVSPSLHDKEKGSRVFYGNDSFYVLFRLHQTLYERIQSAKINSSSAERKWKTSNDSSPTDLYARFMNALYNLLDGSSDNTKFEDDCRAIIGTQSYVLFTLDKLLYKLVKHLQAVAPDEMDNKLLQLYAYEKSRKPGRFVDVVYHENARVLLHDENIYRIECSSIPTRLSIQLMDNGHDKPEVTAVSMDPNFAAYLYHDFLSVPDKKEKPGIFLKRNKRKFVGNDEFSATCRAMEGLQVVNGLECKITCNSSKVSYVLDTEDFLFRKKKRTFHQNGPCHNQARASNGYPIRRLQRFQRWLSGS
- the LOC102612187 gene encoding paired amphipathic helix protein Sin3-like 4 isoform X3 — encoded protein: MKRSRDEVYMNSQIKRPMISSRGEPSGQTQVVGGGGGGGAQKLTTNDALAYLKAVKDIFQDKREKYDDFLEVMKDFKAQRIDTAGVIARVKELFKGHRDLILGFNTFLPKGYEITLPLEDEQPPPKKPVEFEEAINFVNKIKTRFQGDDHVYKSFLDILNMYRKENKSITEVYQEVEALFQDHPDLLEEFTHFLPDSSGAASIHYVPSGRNSILRDRSSAMPTARQVHVDKKERAMASHADRDLSVDRPDPDHDRVLLKSDKDQRRRGEKERERRDDHRRERERDDRDFENDVNRDFSMQRFPHKRKSARKIEDSTAEPLHQGMFSQELSFCEKVKDKLRDDYQEFLRCLHLYTKEIITRSELQSLVGDLLGRYPDLMDGFNGFLARCEKSEELLADVMSKKSLWNEGRIPKSVKVEDRDRDRDRERDDGVKDRDREAREKDRLDKSVAFVNKDVGPKMSMYSSKDKYLAKPIQELDLSNCERCTPSYRLLPKNYLIPSASQRTELGAEVLNDHWVSVTSGSEDYSFKHMRKNQYEESLFRCEDDRFELDMLLESVNVTTKRVEELLEKINNNTIKTDGPIRVEDHFTALNLRCIERLYGDHGLDVMDVLRKNASLALPVILTRLKQKQEEWARCRSDFNKVWAEIYSKNYHKSLDHRSFYFKQQDSKSLGAKALSAEIKEISEKKRKEDDVLLAIAAGNRRSIVPHLEFEYSDPDIHEDLYQLIKYSCGEMCTTEQLDKVMKIWTTFLEPMLGVPSRPQGAEDTEDVVKAKSHTVKSRAASVGDSDGSPDGDAAAMTSKHSNPSRNGDESIPPEQSSSSRAWLPNGDHGIKEDVSVEADHNARKSDNFCDSSEQDKVQNNAAMADETSGISKQASTNERLIGTNAAIAAAADQSNGRSNIENTSGLSVAHSRPGNHIVEGGLELRSSNEILPSSEGGDCSRQNISTNGVMTEGAKILRYNAESVKQFKIEREEGELSPNGDFEEDNFAVYGESGLEAVHKAKDGAVSRQYQTRHGEEVCCGEAGGENDADADDEGEESAHRSSEDTENASENGDVSGSESGDGEGSSREEHEEDGDQDEHDNKAESEGEAEGMADAHDVEGDGTSLPFSERFLLSVKPLAKHVSPSLHDKEKGSRVFYGNDSFYVLFRLHQTLYERIQSAKINSSSAERKWKTSNDSSPTDLYARFMNALYNLLDGSSDNTKFEDDCRAIIGTQSYVLFTLDKLLYKLVKHLQAVAPDEMDNKLLQLYAYEKSRKPGRFVDVVYHENARVLLHDENIYRIECSSIPTRLSIQLMDNGHDKPEVTAVSMDPNFAAYLYHDFLSVPDKKEKPGIFLKRNKRKFVGNDEFSATCRAMEGLQVVNGLECKITCNSSKVSYVLDTEDFLFRKKKRTFHQNGPCHNQARASNGYPIRRLQRFQRWLSGS
- the LOC102612187 gene encoding paired amphipathic helix protein Sin3-like 4 isoform X2, with the translated sequence MKRSRDEVYMNSQIKRPMISSRGEPSGQTQVVGGGGGGGAQKLTTNDALAYLKAVKDIFQDKREKYDDFLEVMKDFKAQRIDTAGVIARVKELFKGHRDLILGFNTFLPKGYEITLPLEDEQPPPKKPVEFEEAINFVNKIKTRFQGDDHVYKSFLDILNMYRKENKSITEVYQEVEALFQDHPDLLEEFTHFLPDSSGAASIHYVPSGRNSILRDRSSAMPTARQVHVDKKERAMASHADRDLSVDRPDPDHDRVLLKSDKDQRRRGEKERERRDDHRRERERDDRDFENDVNRDFSMQRFPHKRKSARKIEDSTAEPLHQGGEGMFSQELSFCEKVKDKLRDDYQEFLRCLHLYTKEIITRSELQSLVGDLLGRYPDLMDGFNGFLARCEKSEELLADVMSKKSLWNEGRIPKSVKVEDRDRDRDRERDDGVKDRDREAREKDRLDKSVAFVNKDVGPKMSMYSSKDKYLAKPIQELDLSNCERCTPSYRLLPKNYLIPSASQRTELGAEVLNDHWVSVTSGSEDYSFKHMRKNQYEESLFRCEDDRFELDMLLESVNVTTKRVEELLEKINNNTIKTDGPIRVEDHFTALNLRCIERLYGDHGLDVMDVLRKNASLALPVILTRLKQKQEEWARCRSDFNKVWAEIYSKNYHKSLDHRSFYFKQQDSKSLGAKALSAEIKEISEKKRKEDDVLLAIAAGNRRSIVPHLEFEYSDPDIHEDLYQLIKYSCGEMCTTEQLDKVMKIWTTFLEPMLGVPSRPQGAEDTEDVVKAKSHTVKSRAASVGDSDGSPDGDAAAMTSKHSNPSRNGDESIPPEQSSSSRAWLPNGDHGIKEDVSVEADHNARKSDNFCDSSEQDKVQNNAAMADETSGISKQASTNERLIGTNAAIAAAADQSNGRSNIENTSGLSVAHSRPGNHIVEGGLELRSSNEILPSSEGGDCSRQNISTNGVMTEGAKILRYNAESVKQFKIEREEGELSPNGDFEEDNFAVYGESGLEAVHKAKDGAVSRQYQTRHGEEVCCGEAGGENDADADDEGEESAHRSSEDTENASENGDVSGSESGDGEGSSREEHEEDGDQDEHDNKAESEGEAEGMADAHDVEGDGTSLPFSERFLLSVKPLAKHVSPSLHDKEKGSRVFYGNDSFYVLFRLHQTLYERIQSAKINSSSAERKWKTSNDSSPTDLYARFMNALYNLLDGSSDNTKFEDDCRAIIGTQSYVLFTLDKLLYKLVKHLQAVAPDEMDNKLLQLYAYEKSRKPGRFVDVVYHENARVLLHDENIYRIECSSIPTRLSIQLMDNGHDKPEVTAVSMDPNFAAYLYHDFLSVPDKKEKPGIFLKRNKRKFVGNDEFSATCRAMEGLQVVNGLECKITCNSSKVSYVLDTEDFLFRKKKRTFHQNGPCHNQARASNGYPIRRLQRFQRWLSGS